One region of Bacillus pumilus genomic DNA includes:
- the ymfI gene encoding elongation factor P 5-aminopentanone reductase: MSRWALITGASGGIGQAAAKKLAQEGCHVILHYHKNEQTAVQLAAELEETCHIQTHVVQADLAKTGGADELVSRLPVCPDILVLNSGKSHVGLVTDTEKDVLASMVQLHVTSPYEVTQHLLPAMIQKKAGHIVAVSSIWGETGASCEVLYSMVKGAQNAFIKGLAKELAPSGIRANAVSPGAVHTDMMKSFTQEDIDMLEEEIPLGRLASPEEIADVIWFLASKQSSYMTGQILSVNGGWYC, translated from the coding sequence ATGAGTCGTTGGGCGCTGATAACAGGTGCCAGTGGCGGGATTGGGCAGGCTGCGGCAAAAAAGCTTGCCCAGGAAGGCTGCCATGTGATACTCCATTATCACAAAAATGAACAGACAGCCGTTCAGCTTGCCGCTGAGCTGGAAGAAACATGTCATATTCAGACGCATGTCGTTCAAGCGGATTTAGCTAAAACGGGCGGAGCAGATGAGCTCGTCAGCCGTCTGCCTGTATGTCCAGATATTCTTGTATTAAATAGCGGTAAGAGTCATGTCGGATTAGTGACAGATACAGAAAAAGACGTATTAGCCAGTATGGTGCAGCTTCATGTCACAAGTCCATATGAGGTCACCCAGCACCTATTGCCAGCCATGATTCAAAAAAAAGCAGGTCATATTGTTGCGGTAAGCTCAATATGGGGAGAAACAGGTGCATCGTGTGAAGTGCTGTATAGCATGGTAAAGGGGGCGCAAAATGCGTTTATTAAAGGTCTGGCAAAAGAGCTTGCCCCAAGTGGAATTAGAGCAAATGCTGTTTCGCCAGGTGCTGTCCATACAGACATGATGAAAAGCTTCACACAAGAAGATATTGACATGCTGGAGGAAGAAATCCCGCTTGGCCGGCTTGCATCACCTGAGGAGATTGCAGATGTCATTTGGTTTCTCGCCTCAAAGCAGTCAAGTTATATGACAGGTCAAATTTTATCCGTTAATGGAGGCTGGTACTGTTAA